The sequence CCCATCAGATCGAACACCTCAACAAACGCCGGACCTGCTTCATTGTTCACATAGAGTGTGTTGTAATAAATCCAGGCATTGACTTCCTTTCCAGGGGACGTTTCGTTGACTCCCACTGCGCTGAACTTGAGGAGGAAGCGAATTGGAGCTTCGCCCTCTGATGCAGTGAACGTGTATACCGGATTGATAGAAAGGTCATGAGCAATCCCTGTTTTCAGATCAATCAGCACAAGGACAGCATTGAAATCGTTTGCTGCAAGTTCGATGGTGTAATCAGTATGGCCGTTGGATTCAAATTCGAAAGGAATTTCGTATCCGGCAGGTATTTCCTTCAGCGTATTGGTTGAAACTTCTTCACCATTCACCTGGCTGAAAAACTTTGGTGCGCCCCCTGCCAGGAATCTTGAGTCCCAGTAAAAATCAAAGTCGTTGGTTGCTTCAGGGTTGATGCGGATGATGGAATGTTGTGCAGAACTGCCGTCGGCAGGTTTGGCTACCAGCCTGATTTCATCTTCCGCTCCAGATTTATACCAGCCAGTGCTGTGTGTACGGGATGCTTTTGGAATGGTCAGGCTATTTGTTGCATCATCCACCTGAACGTAAAAGCCCTGAGCGGCCGGTATAACACCATCTGCTGAGATATCGGTGTAACTCATCAACGCTGAATTCCAAATTTTTGCATTACCAGCGACTTCTGAAGAAAGAGCCCAGTTTCCATCGTTCCAATAAATTGCAGAGGGGAAAGGATTGCCCAGTAAATGCCATCCTTTTCCTTGTGTCGAAGTATAGGATAAATTGGAAATGGGTACATCTGCATTGTTTATACTTCCAGAAAATATCAGATTGTACTGCGTTTGCTGATAGGAAACAAGGTATCCCCGTCCAACAACAAAATTAGGTCCGTTCCAAACGCTGAATTTGGGATCATCCTCAGGGTCTTCCTTGTAATTCACCCACTGCCGGGTGGGTTCATGGTAGCCGTAAAAGTCATAATCGTTGTTTTCTCCTGATGTTTCAAAAGCTGAAATGGCCTGGCTTGCAACCGGCGAACTGAGAAAATGCCAGCCTGAATTCCATGTACCCCACTCAGGCGCAGATTCAATAGTAAGATAATAATCAAGGGCGCCGGAACCTGTGATTGTCCCTGTTACTATGAGTGAACCTGATGAACCGCTCGAGGACTGATTCTGAATAGAAACATTTCCGTTATTGGTCAGGTTACCATTTATTGTCAGGCTTTGTTCGTAAGCAATCACAAGTTCCCCGCCGCTGTTAATGACCAGGTTATTTACTTCAACTTCAGTTCCCTTGATCACCAGTTTGGCGCCAGAATTTACCGTAATAGTTCCGGATGCCAGATCACTGTAAAGCCAAAGCTCTCCCTCCTGCACGGTGGTGTTTCCGGTGTAGGTGTTAGTACCTGACAACCACAGGCTGCCACCTCCTGTTTTTATAAGGGTACCGGTGCCTTCAATATCGTAGGCAAATTCATCACTATAACTTGAGGGGGTATTGAATACCAAGTTGCTGTTGTTTATGATATTTGAGTAAAAAAAAGAGGGAAAGTTCACACCATCTCCTATTTGAAGTGTTCCTTCAGAGATGGTTAATCCATTGTAGTCATTATTACCATTTAGGATTAGCGTTCCGGGACCGAGTTTCAATACACCACCTGTTCCATCCATCACCCCATTTACTGTGATATCCTGAAGACAAAGAAAAGATGCAATATTCGTGTTGATGAAAATCGTGGAATTAAAAACCAGGCCTCCACCAAGCGCCTGAAATTCAACCACTGGTCCATCCACACCGATAGGAACATTGAACGTATGCAATGCCGGTGAATCGTTATAAATACCCTGATCGAGACTTATTCCTCCTCCAGCCTCATTAAAAATCCTGGGAACACTAGCACCCGCCTGAAGGGTAAGGGTTTTCAGTTGAAACCATGCCCCGTTTACCATCATCATCGGGTTGTTATTATGACCGATGAAAACGTAATTTCGTCCAATTGGATCCCACTGATTACAAACATTTTTGTCTGGCCTGTCAACCCACCAGCCATCGCATACCCTGTACCAAGGGTTGGATGGATCAAGCCAATTCCCTGTAGTTGCTGCATCCCGGTGATAGATCGTTTCCTGAGAAAACAAAAGATTGGGAAGAGTTATAGCAATTTGAATCAAAATTAAGAATAGTAATCTTTTTCTCATAACTGTAAAATTTTATTGTTTAATTCTTCATTTCACGCTGCTAAATTACAACGATTTATAATGATTCCGTAAATTTTTAGAATTTTTAAAACGGCAAACATAAAAAAGAT is a genomic window of Bacteroidales bacterium containing:
- a CDS encoding autotransporter-associated beta strand repeat-containing protein, whose translation is MRKRLLFLILIQIAITLPNLLFSQETIYHRDAATTGNWLDPSNPWYRVCDGWWVDRPDKNVCNQWDPIGRNYVFIGHNNNPMMMVNGAWFQLKTLTLQAGASVPRIFNEAGGGISLDQGIYNDSPALHTFNVPIGVDGPVVEFQALGGGLVFNSTIFINTNIASFLCLQDITVNGVMDGTGGVLKLGPGTLILNGNNDYNGLTISEGTLQIGDGVNFPSFFYSNIINNSNLVFNTPSSYSDEFAYDIEGTGTLIKTGGGSLWLSGTNTYTGNTTVQEGELWLYSDLASGTITVNSGAKLVIKGTEVEVNNLVINSGGELVIAYEQSLTINGNLTNNGNVSIQNQSSSGSSGSLIVTGTITGSGALDYYLTIESAPEWGTWNSGWHFLSSPVASQAISAFETSGENNDYDFYGYHEPTRQWVNYKEDPEDDPKFSVWNGPNFVVGRGYLVSYQQTQYNLIFSGSINNADVPISNLSYTSTQGKGWHLLGNPFPSAIYWNDGNWALSSEVAGNAKIWNSALMSYTDISADGVIPAAQGFYVQVDDATNSLTIPKASRTHSTGWYKSGAEDEIRLVAKPADGSSAQHSIIRINPEATNDFDFYWDSRFLAGGAPKFFSQVNGEEVSTNTLKEIPAGYEIPFEFESNGHTDYTIELAANDFNAVLVLIDLKTGIAHDLSINPVYTFTASEGEAPIRFLLKFSAVGVNETSPGKEVNAWIYYNTLYVNNEAGPAFVEVFDLMGRRVYGTQLTGSGLQSLTLNQPAGIYIVRINTGNASQTIKANIQ